A section of the Streptomyces xinghaiensis S187 genome encodes:
- a CDS encoding Uma2 family endonuclease produces the protein MGVAMVAERQKATPDTWMYPPQEGWTYEQVKDLDLPFDWDLVDGNIVVRGMTSWWHNRVRDRIYHRLESLVQEPLTVATEQCVLVDEYNPAKPDVVVFDERDLDVFSLECVPAEKLSLVVEVVSPGSRQDDRVRKPAMFAQVKVPYYWRVERGEDGLPEVHELWLHRDLGTYIPAPTYPTHTGKLSTDFPFPVSIDLASLVGR, from the coding sequence ATGGGAGTAGCAATGGTCGCCGAACGGCAGAAGGCCACTCCGGACACCTGGATGTACCCGCCCCAGGAGGGCTGGACTTACGAGCAGGTGAAGGACCTTGACCTTCCCTTCGACTGGGATTTGGTGGACGGAAACATCGTGGTACGCGGAATGACGAGCTGGTGGCACAACCGGGTCCGTGACCGGATCTACCACCGGCTGGAGAGCCTCGTTCAAGAGCCCCTCACCGTGGCCACCGAGCAGTGTGTCCTCGTGGACGAGTACAACCCGGCGAAACCGGATGTGGTGGTCTTCGACGAGCGGGATCTTGATGTCTTCTCCCTGGAGTGCGTGCCGGCCGAGAAGCTCTCTCTGGTGGTCGAGGTGGTGTCCCCGGGCTCCCGGCAGGACGACCGGGTGCGGAAACCGGCGATGTTCGCTCAGGTGAAGGTGCCGTATTACTGGCGAGTGGAACGTGGCGAGGACGGTCTTCCAGAGGTGCACGAGCTGTGGCTCCACCGTGACCTGGGCACATACATTCCAGCCCCCACCTATCCCACCCACACCGGCAAGCTGAGCACGGACTTTCCCTTTCCGGTCTCGATCGACCTGGCGAGTCTGGTCGGGCGCTGA